The following are from one region of the Verrucomicrobiaceae bacterium genome:
- a CDS encoding pirin family protein, translating into MKTLHHIHHSSAMHWVGNGFPVRSVFDYNGLGRELSPFLLLDYAAPHTFKPGSERRGVEAHPHKGFETVTIAYQGELEHRDSSGGGGKIGAGDVQWMTAGNGIVHQEFHSPEFTKNGGTLHMVQLWVNLRAKDKSTPPRYQTLLNADIPTATLPDDAGTARIIAGELNGTRGPAMTFSPINLWDVRLKAGKSATLPLVEGHTASFLVLSGEVAVQDGQSAAEGDLAIFSHQGDAITVAASSDTHLLLMSGEPIAEPVVGYGPFVMNSKAEIQQAFEDYQLGKMGEL; encoded by the coding sequence ATGAAAACACTCCATCACATCCATCACAGCTCCGCCATGCATTGGGTCGGCAACGGCTTCCCCGTGCGCTCTGTCTTTGATTACAACGGCCTCGGTCGTGAGCTATCACCCTTCCTGCTGCTCGACTACGCCGCGCCGCACACCTTCAAGCCCGGCAGCGAACGCCGTGGCGTGGAGGCCCATCCGCACAAGGGTTTTGAGACCGTCACCATCGCTTATCAAGGCGAACTAGAGCACCGCGACTCCAGCGGCGGAGGCGGCAAGATCGGTGCAGGCGATGTGCAATGGATGACCGCAGGGAATGGCATTGTGCATCAGGAGTTTCACTCACCCGAGTTCACCAAGAACGGCGGCACGCTCCACATGGTGCAGCTCTGGGTCAATCTCCGGGCGAAGGACAAGAGCACGCCACCACGCTACCAGACGCTGCTCAATGCCGACATCCCCACCGCGACGCTGCCGGACGATGCAGGCACCGCACGCATCATCGCGGGTGAACTCAACGGCACACGCGGACCCGCCATGACCTTCTCGCCCATCAATCTCTGGGACGTGAGGCTCAAGGCTGGCAAGTCTGCCACGCTGCCCCTGGTCGAAGGCCACACCGCCTCCTTCCTCGTGCTGTCTGGTGAGGTCGCCGTGCAGGATGGTCAATCCGCCGCCGAGGGCGATCTCGCCATCTTCTCTCACCAAGGCGATGCCATCACTGTCGCAGCCAGCTCTGACACGCACCTGCTCCTCATGAGCGGCGAGCCCATCGCTGAACCCGTGGTCGGCTACGGTCCCTTCGTGATGAACTCCAAGGCGGAAATCCAACAAGCCTTCGAGGACTACCAGCTCGGCAAAATGGGCGAGCTATAA
- a CDS encoding PQQ-binding-like beta-propeller repeat protein — protein MRLIFLLLAAVGSSHAADWPQFRGPTGDGVTTDTNLPLTWSEKENLIWRTELPGPGSSSPIISGDKVFLTSYSGYGIDIKEPGDMKNLKRHALCLDKATGKILWNHEIVTDLPNKPYTGTYITTHGYASSSAVTDGKGVFFFMANAGVFAYTMGGKAVWNVSVGEKAHDWGVGSSPILYGDLLIVNAALESNQLLALDRKTGKTVWSATGFPASWNTPTLVRVDGHDELVVNSSGKLRAFEPLTGKELWSCDSIKAAELCPSIIAHDGVIFVIGHPGGQSQAVKGGKVLWQTQKGSNVSSPVYKDGHLYFINDSRGVVTCLDAATGALVYEQPLAQKPKRDRFYATPLLAGDKMYCVGRETGTYVIAAKPQFELLATNVIADDTSITNASPAVSDGRLFLRSNRFAYCFGKK, from the coding sequence ATGCGCTTGATCTTCCTGCTCCTCGCCGCCGTCGGTTCCTCACATGCGGCAGACTGGCCGCAGTTTCGCGGACCGACGGGCGATGGCGTCACCACAGACACGAATTTGCCTCTGACCTGGAGTGAGAAGGAAAATCTCATCTGGCGCACAGAATTGCCCGGCCCTGGCTCCTCCAGCCCCATCATCAGCGGAGATAAAGTCTTCCTCACCAGCTATAGCGGCTACGGCATCGACATCAAAGAGCCTGGGGACATGAAAAACCTCAAGCGCCATGCTTTGTGCCTAGACAAGGCCACGGGCAAAATCCTCTGGAATCACGAGATCGTCACCGATCTGCCGAACAAGCCCTACACCGGCACCTACATCACCACACACGGTTACGCATCGAGTTCCGCCGTCACGGATGGGAAGGGCGTTTTCTTCTTCATGGCGAATGCGGGCGTATTCGCCTACACGATGGGTGGAAAGGCCGTGTGGAACGTCAGCGTCGGTGAAAAGGCGCATGATTGGGGTGTCGGCTCATCTCCCATCCTCTACGGTGATCTGCTCATCGTGAATGCGGCACTGGAGAGCAATCAGCTCCTCGCTCTGGATCGCAAAACCGGCAAAACCGTGTGGAGTGCCACTGGTTTCCCGGCCTCTTGGAACACGCCCACGCTCGTCCGAGTCGATGGCCACGATGAACTCGTGGTGAACTCCAGTGGCAAGCTCCGCGCCTTTGAGCCGCTCACGGGCAAAGAGCTCTGGAGCTGCGATAGCATCAAAGCGGCGGAACTCTGCCCCAGCATCATCGCCCATGATGGCGTGATTTTCGTCATCGGTCATCCTGGCGGCCAGAGTCAGGCAGTGAAGGGTGGCAAAGTGCTGTGGCAGACGCAAAAAGGCAGCAATGTCAGCTCGCCCGTCTATAAAGATGGGCACCTCTACTTCATCAATGACTCACGCGGGGTGGTCACCTGCCTGGATGCCGCCACGGGAGCCCTAGTTTATGAGCAACCCCTGGCCCAGAAGCCGAAGCGTGACCGTTTCTATGCCACGCCGCTGCTCGCAGGTGATAAAATGTACTGCGTCGGACGCGAAACCGGCACCTACGTCATCGCTGCGAAGCCCCAGTTCGAGCTGCTCGCCACCAATGTCATCGCAGACGATACCAGCATCACCAATGCCAGTCCCGCCGTGAGTGATGGCCGCCTATTCCTCCGCTCGAACAGGTTTGCTTACTGCTTTGGCAAAAAGTGA
- a CDS encoding Hsp33 family molecular chaperone HslO — translation MPESPPQPELSFIELRSFFVRGRNALLVRGKFQPLYIDYYLHLMQHGLQHPEALDEMLKDSLAALALHLCSRPQDETVAWTVHVKEPRRANLFVTGSTHPGRITGRLFIEDVKKEGEALFIAQTTRPNHPVRQSMIDFHGADVFRGVETFYTTSEQRLTRLFRLPDEEFVQISAEPDCDEDWLAGITLEDVLQIGEKQTLTLLETRGYQFECGCSMERLLPIIGRLPQEDLDHIFEDGVAQVTCPRCAAVFRTTKAQFQAWQAQNKA, via the coding sequence ATGCCTGAATCACCGCCCCAGCCCGAACTCTCCTTCATCGAACTCCGCTCCTTTTTCGTTCGCGGGCGCAATGCACTTCTGGTGCGGGGGAAGTTCCAGCCACTCTACATTGATTACTACCTGCACCTCATGCAGCACGGCCTCCAGCACCCAGAGGCACTCGATGAGATGCTGAAGGACTCCCTCGCGGCGCTGGCTCTGCACCTTTGCTCCCGCCCACAGGATGAGACCGTGGCGTGGACGGTCCATGTGAAGGAGCCACGGCGGGCGAATCTCTTTGTCACCGGTAGCACCCATCCAGGCCGCATCACGGGTCGTCTTTTCATCGAGGATGTGAAAAAGGAGGGCGAAGCACTTTTCATCGCCCAGACCACACGCCCGAATCACCCCGTGCGTCAGAGCATGATCGACTTTCACGGTGCGGATGTTTTTCGCGGTGTGGAGACTTTTTACACCACCAGCGAGCAGCGGCTCACGCGGCTCTTTCGCCTCCCAGATGAGGAATTCGTCCAAATCAGCGCCGAGCCGGATTGCGATGAGGATTGGCTCGCAGGCATCACTTTGGAGGATGTCCTCCAGATCGGTGAAAAACAGACGCTGACACTGCTGGAGACACGCGGATACCAGTTCGAGTGCGGATGCAGCATGGAGCGACTGCTGCCTATCATCGGTCGCTTGCCGCAGGAAGACTTGGATCACATTTTCGAGGATGGCGTGGCCCAGGTGACCTGCCCGCGCTGCGCAGCGGTGTTTCGGACCACAAAAGCGCAGTTCCAGGCCTGGCAGGCACAAAACAAAGCGTAA
- a CDS encoding 3-dehydroquinate synthase yields the protein MLEHSIRLEHTHRVLFTREVFSARNDTIRRLLALDTPRKTPRVLVFVDERVAAENRDLVDDIMTYGLAHQDALTLVDQPVLIPGGEECKNDFRLVECCWDAIHEAALDRHSYVFVIGGGAVLDLVCFAASTAHRGIRHVRFPTTTLSQGDGGVGVKNGVNYFAKKNWVGSFSVPYAVVNDFAFLETLPERERRNGIIEAIKVALIRDAAFFGRIEAAADDLAALQQEALEKVIQRSAELHVEHIATGGDPFELGSARPLDFGHWAAHKLEQISEFAVTHGEAVAIGIAVDLVYSRIEGILDAETCERVLQLIERIGFDTYSPHLMETGRSGEPAILEGLEEFREHLGGELTVTLVPEIGRKIEVHEMHRLKILKALTELKQRRAVA from the coding sequence ATGCTGGAGCACTCCATCAGGCTCGAACACACCCACCGCGTCCTTTTCACGCGTGAGGTATTCTCTGCCCGCAACGACACCATCCGCCGGCTGTTGGCACTCGATACGCCGCGCAAGACACCACGCGTGCTCGTCTTTGTCGATGAGCGTGTCGCGGCGGAGAATCGCGATTTGGTCGATGACATCATGACCTACGGCCTCGCCCATCAGGATGCGCTCACGCTGGTGGATCAGCCCGTGCTCATCCCCGGTGGTGAGGAGTGCAAAAACGACTTCCGCCTCGTCGAATGCTGCTGGGACGCCATCCATGAAGCCGCACTAGATCGTCACAGCTATGTCTTCGTCATCGGTGGCGGCGCAGTGCTGGATTTGGTGTGCTTTGCGGCCTCCACGGCGCATCGCGGCATCCGCCATGTTCGCTTTCCCACCACCACGCTCAGTCAGGGAGATGGCGGTGTCGGCGTGAAGAACGGTGTGAACTACTTCGCCAAGAAAAACTGGGTCGGCAGCTTCTCGGTGCCCTACGCCGTGGTGAACGACTTCGCTTTTCTCGAAACCCTGCCCGAGCGCGAGCGGCGCAATGGCATCATCGAGGCCATCAAAGTCGCCCTCATTCGCGATGCGGCCTTTTTTGGCCGGATCGAAGCCGCCGCCGATGATCTCGCCGCCCTCCAGCAGGAGGCGCTGGAAAAAGTCATCCAACGCAGCGCTGAGCTACACGTCGAGCACATCGCCACTGGCGGCGACCCCTTTGAGCTCGGCAGCGCTCGGCCGCTCGACTTCGGTCACTGGGCCGCGCATAAGCTGGAGCAGATCTCCGAGTTCGCCGTCACGCACGGCGAGGCCGTCGCCATCGGCATCGCGGTCGATCTGGTGTACTCACGCATCGAGGGCATCCTCGATGCCGAGACGTGTGAGCGTGTGCTACAGCTCATCGAGCGCATCGGCTTTGATACCTACTCCCCGCATCTCATGGAGACAGGCCGCAGTGGTGAGCCCGCCATCCTGGAGGGGCTGGAGGAGTTTCGCGAGCATCTCGGCGGTGAATTGACCGTCACGCTCGTGCCGGAGATCGGCCGTAAGATCGAAGTGCATGAGATGCACCGGCTGAAGATCCTCAAGGCACTCACTGAGCTGAAGCAGCGCCGCGCTGTGGCCTGA
- a CDS encoding gamma-glutamylcyclotransferase: protein MNTLIFVYGTLKRGCENHGWIADQRFITQTRTQAFYRLYDLGGYPGMIRSEEGLCIEGELWEVDAEGLARLDLLEDTAGGEYERVPITLEDGTLAETYLYLRSTAGCRDCGECW from the coding sequence ATGAACACGCTCATCTTCGTCTATGGCACGCTGAAGCGCGGATGTGAGAACCACGGCTGGATCGCCGATCAGCGATTCATCACCCAGACACGCACCCAGGCGTTTTATCGTCTGTATGATCTCGGCGGTTATCCAGGCATGATCCGCAGTGAAGAGGGGCTCTGCATCGAAGGCGAGCTCTGGGAAGTCGATGCAGAGGGTCTAGCCCGGCTCGATCTGCTCGAAGACACCGCTGGCGGCGAATACGAGCGAGTCCCCATCACTCTCGAAGACGGCACGCTGGCGGAAACCTACCTCTATCTCCGCAGCACCGCAGGCTGCCGTGACTGCGGAGAGTGCTGGTGA
- a CDS encoding tetratricopeptide repeat protein, which translates to MNQPSDGWEGKSSMELPKAATKEQIDADNQVMLSQLGENSPKYLAYRLNAVMEMARRNDKDQAEAIFSSLKPHVEAEIKNPAMDDKGKEELLQLKHQYYSAQEFLCVLNNRYDQLINLSKEHIKLFENDNNPRSRATQIGTAAGLIFYLKENKRYAECRPWVKHVAGLISAPDLPGEMELVAHLIRVAQEAVELEMKDEGRKISEKALQMSESAAAATNDDQFFSMLNMARIHLNQSRLLEAEAMMKKTQDFVKKVMGSKSKYMSMILNNLGMVHQRIYDFQGDKDRLDQAEKCYEEARRLAKIDGDSKQADRIYCSRKLSLAGIKARKGELLESTSLYKEALADAEELLGRMDEQTLDALASIALSLQAQGKLTESIELYRDNLSRSKERFGDIHPRVGIGHFLLGGALMKAGRFKEAENCFERCTGIRERTYGPEHEETARGYFHLGLIREAQEDYPAARAYFEHVLKIDRKALGDDSDEVAGDIAAMARNFAMEGKYDEAVTRLNTHLNYVEKKFGSDSIALCSTLQGLANVETKRERYREAEKLFQRVIDLRVQNLGAEHLTVGGALAEYGMFLAARNKLTVAASQFKRAAIIFARQNKREGTSADDKKACIDYYTLILRKLRYDEIDISKRVRALEAGSDPDGLKHSDV; encoded by the coding sequence ATGAATCAACCATCGGACGGCTGGGAGGGCAAATCCAGCATGGAGCTGCCAAAAGCCGCGACAAAGGAGCAAATAGACGCGGATAACCAGGTGATGCTAAGCCAACTCGGCGAGAACTCGCCGAAGTATCTCGCTTACCGCCTCAATGCAGTGATGGAAATGGCGCGGAGGAATGACAAGGATCAGGCCGAAGCCATCTTCAGTTCCCTAAAGCCACACGTCGAGGCTGAAATCAAGAATCCCGCGATGGATGACAAGGGGAAGGAAGAACTCCTGCAACTGAAGCACCAATATTACTCTGCCCAAGAGTTCCTCTGCGTGCTCAACAACCGCTACGACCAGCTCATCAATTTAAGCAAAGAGCACATCAAGCTCTTTGAAAACGACAACAATCCCCGCTCACGAGCCACCCAGATCGGAACCGCCGCTGGGCTGATCTTTTACCTCAAAGAGAACAAGCGCTACGCGGAGTGCCGGCCCTGGGTAAAGCATGTGGCAGGTTTAATCTCTGCTCCTGACCTCCCAGGTGAAATGGAGCTAGTCGCACATCTCATCCGCGTAGCCCAAGAGGCCGTTGAATTGGAGATGAAGGATGAGGGGCGCAAAATCAGCGAGAAAGCACTCCAAATGTCCGAATCCGCCGCTGCGGCCACCAATGACGATCAGTTTTTCAGCATGCTCAACATGGCTCGCATCCACCTGAATCAATCACGCCTGCTGGAGGCCGAAGCGATGATGAAAAAGACGCAGGATTTCGTGAAAAAAGTGATGGGATCAAAATCCAAGTACATGAGCATGATTCTCAATAACCTGGGCATGGTTCACCAGAGGATCTACGACTTCCAGGGGGATAAAGATCGGCTCGATCAAGCGGAGAAATGCTACGAGGAGGCTCGTCGGCTAGCCAAAATCGACGGTGATAGCAAACAGGCCGACCGTATTTATTGCTCCAGGAAACTCAGCCTCGCGGGCATCAAGGCGAGAAAGGGCGAGCTCCTCGAATCCACCAGCCTCTACAAGGAGGCTCTAGCAGATGCGGAAGAACTACTCGGCAGGATGGACGAGCAGACACTCGATGCACTGGCGAGCATCGCCTTGAGTTTGCAGGCGCAGGGAAAGCTGACCGAGTCCATCGAGCTCTATCGCGATAACCTAAGCCGCTCGAAGGAGCGCTTTGGCGACATCCATCCCCGCGTCGGAATCGGCCATTTCCTCCTCGGAGGTGCCCTGATGAAGGCCGGCCGATTTAAAGAGGCAGAAAACTGCTTTGAGCGCTGCACCGGCATTCGTGAGCGCACCTATGGACCTGAGCATGAAGAAACGGCCCGTGGCTACTTCCACCTGGGATTGATCCGTGAGGCCCAGGAGGACTACCCTGCGGCCCGGGCCTATTTCGAGCACGTCTTGAAAATCGACCGCAAAGCTCTGGGCGATGATAGCGATGAGGTCGCTGGCGACATCGCCGCGATGGCGAGGAATTTCGCCATGGAGGGCAAATACGATGAGGCCGTGACACGCCTGAACACACACCTCAACTACGTCGAGAAGAAATTCGGCTCCGATAGCATCGCCCTGTGCAGCACCCTCCAGGGCCTAGCCAACGTGGAGACCAAGCGCGAGCGCTACCGCGAGGCTGAAAAGCTTTTCCAGCGTGTGATCGATCTGCGTGTGCAGAACCTAGGAGCCGAGCACTTGACCGTGGGCGGTGCCCTGGCGGAGTATGGCATGTTCCTAGCCGCGAGAAATAAGCTCACCGTGGCTGCATCTCAGTTCAAGCGAGCCGCCATCATTTTCGCCAGACAAAACAAGCGTGAAGGCACCAGTGCGGACGATAAGAAGGCCTGCATCGACTACTACACGCTCATTCTGCGCAAACTGCGCTACGATGAAATCGACATCTCGAAGCGTGTCCGCGCACTAGAGGCTGGAAGTGACCCCGATGGCCTGAAGCATTCGGATGTGTGA
- a CDS encoding sulfurtransferase, giving the protein MPAAVAHSVITNISCYLFAPLSELKELRARLLDFCKQHGLKGTILLSTEGINLFIAGLRGDVDALLDLLRAIPGLEKLTPKYSESAEQPFRRMLVRIKKEIIAFGVDGIDPARYTSPRLEARELKKWLDEGRDVILYDTRNDYEVKLGTFKNAIPAQIDHFRDFPAAVAKLPPELKKAHVVTFCTGGIRCEKAAPYMEIAGFEHVWQLEGGILKYFEECGGAHYDGECFVFDQRVGLGADLEETASSQCFACQTPLTAEEQADPRFVEHVSCPYCFKTTEQQQRENVEKRHAALQQAATPLPGSLPYDLERPLHVPAACDHFTLLDMLCHIMPHLGREHWLRLCDEGRMTTKDGIPVGAQHPVRAGEHYVHHTPAVREPDVCADLRVLHEDEAILVLHKPAPLPMHEGGRYCRNTLQYLINAVWKPLRPRSIHRLDANTTGVVLLAKTQHFARLLAPQFERGEVEKVYLARVQGHPAMDAFQCDAPVGTEAGRHGSRGIDEGGQAALTEFRVLKRDADGSALLEARPRTGRTNQIRLHLRHLGHPIVGDSTYLAEGGIGETQTHALSDPPLCLHAWRLTFTHPLTKQRATFEAQQPAWVA; this is encoded by the coding sequence ATGCCAGCCGCAGTCGCCCATTCCGTCATCACGAACATTTCCTGCTACCTCTTTGCCCCGCTCTCGGAGCTGAAGGAGCTGCGGGCTCGGCTGCTGGACTTCTGCAAGCAGCATGGGCTGAAGGGGACCATCCTCCTGAGCACGGAGGGCATCAATCTCTTCATCGCTGGGCTGCGTGGGGATGTGGATGCTCTGCTGGACCTGCTGCGGGCCATTCCGGGACTGGAAAAACTCACGCCGAAGTACAGCGAGAGCGCGGAGCAGCCCTTTCGCCGCATGCTGGTGCGTATCAAAAAGGAAATCATCGCCTTTGGCGTGGATGGCATCGACCCCGCTCGCTACACGTCCCCGCGCCTGGAGGCACGCGAGCTGAAAAAATGGCTCGATGAGGGCCGCGATGTCATTCTCTACGACACACGCAATGATTATGAGGTGAAGCTCGGAACCTTCAAAAACGCCATTCCAGCGCAGATCGACCATTTTCGCGATTTTCCCGCCGCTGTGGCCAAATTACCTCCCGAGCTCAAAAAGGCCCACGTCGTCACTTTTTGCACCGGCGGCATCCGCTGCGAAAAAGCTGCTCCCTACATGGAAATTGCCGGTTTTGAGCACGTCTGGCAGCTCGAAGGCGGCATCTTGAAGTACTTCGAGGAATGCGGCGGCGCACACTACGATGGCGAGTGCTTTGTGTTCGATCAACGCGTGGGACTGGGGGCGGATTTGGAGGAGACAGCCAGCTCGCAGTGCTTCGCCTGCCAGACGCCGCTCACGGCGGAGGAGCAGGCTGATCCGCGCTTCGTGGAGCATGTGTCCTGCCCCTACTGCTTTAAAACGACCGAGCAGCAGCAGCGTGAGAATGTGGAAAAGCGGCACGCAGCTCTCCAGCAGGCCGCCACGCCGCTGCCGGGCAGTCTGCCGTATGATCTGGAGCGTCCGCTGCATGTGCCTGCGGCCTGTGACCACTTCACCCTGCTGGACATGCTCTGTCACATCATGCCGCATCTCGGGCGTGAGCACTGGCTGCGCCTGTGTGATGAAGGACGCATGACGACAAAGGACGGCATCCCCGTCGGGGCACAGCATCCCGTGCGTGCGGGGGAGCACTACGTGCACCACACGCCAGCGGTGCGTGAGCCGGATGTGTGCGCAGATCTGCGTGTGCTGCATGAGGACGAGGCCATCCTCGTTTTGCACAAGCCAGCGCCGCTGCCCATGCATGAAGGTGGCCGCTACTGTCGCAACACGCTGCAATACCTCATCAATGCCGTATGGAAGCCCCTGCGCCCACGCTCCATCCACCGCCTGGATGCGAACACCACGGGCGTCGTGCTCCTGGCCAAGACCCAGCACTTTGCGCGGCTGCTCGCGCCGCAGTTCGAGCGTGGTGAAGTGGAAAAAGTCTATCTCGCCCGCGTGCAGGGCCATCCAGCCATGGATGCCTTCCAGTGTGATGCACCCGTGGGGACTGAGGCCGGCAGGCACGGCTCACGCGGCATTGATGAAGGCGGGCAGGCAGCTTTGACGGAGTTCCGCGTGCTGAAGCGTGATGCAGATGGCTCTGCGCTGCTGGAGGCACGCCCCCGCACGGGTCGCACGAATCAGATCCGCCTGCACCTGCGCCACCTCGGGCATCCGATCGTGGGCGACAGCACCTATTTGGCCGAAGGCGGCATCGGCGAGACGCAAACGCACGCCTTGAGCGATCCACCGCTTTGCCTGCATGCCTGGCGGCTGACTTTCACGCATCCGCTGACGAAGCAACGCGCCACCTTTGAGGCCCAGCAGCCAGCATGGGTCGCCTGA
- a CDS encoding sulfatase-like hydrolase/transferase, translating to MRSITLLFLFAVSCLHAAAASRPNVLLIYADDQNYRTVGCYPESWPWVKTPNIDALAKNGVRFHAAYLGSWCMPSRATLLTARHPHGIESMSMEGKYPGSKYDPAQTPFIPAEMRKSGYHTAHIGKWHTGTDSGWGRDWDHQIVWNRPLHPENAGAYYETQILSIDGVEQKVEGYPADNYTQWALDYIHGKKRDATKPWYLWLCYGSIHGPSKPAKRHLGMYKDAAVDVPADIFPPREGKPAYLDQMQAWKRGADGHPVAGKGGEAFGEAKKAKRYDEWVRQMNECVPAIDEGVGQLIAALKESGQYDNTLIIYTADQGFSMGHHGFRTKLAPYDANYRSPLIISMPKRFPRGQVCATPVNGTDLMTTLIGMMGVKAPLPAHGRDITPLLENPTAAAWPHPCLYEHMGNEYGSTTTETIRLRRPQDHYQGVPMYTALIQDGFKLIHYLDGESGEELYDLKNDPEELKNLIHSSTHAERITALRESMKAELKRTGAGFGGTF from the coding sequence ATGCGCTCCATCACGCTACTCTTTCTTTTCGCTGTCTCATGTCTGCACGCCGCAGCGGCCTCGCGACCGAATGTGCTGCTCATTTATGCGGATGATCAGAATTACCGCACGGTGGGCTGCTACCCGGAATCATGGCCGTGGGTGAAGACGCCGAACATTGATGCCCTGGCAAAGAATGGAGTGCGCTTTCACGCTGCCTACTTGGGCTCCTGGTGCATGCCATCGCGGGCGACGCTGCTCACCGCGCGGCATCCGCATGGCATCGAGAGCATGTCCATGGAGGGCAAGTATCCCGGCAGTAAATACGACCCAGCGCAGACGCCATTCATCCCCGCTGAAATGCGCAAATCCGGCTACCACACCGCGCATATCGGAAAATGGCACACCGGCACCGATAGCGGCTGGGGACGTGATTGGGATCACCAGATCGTGTGGAATCGCCCACTGCATCCAGAGAACGCCGGTGCCTACTACGAGACGCAGATCCTCAGCATCGACGGCGTGGAGCAGAAGGTGGAGGGATACCCTGCGGACAACTACACCCAATGGGCTCTCGACTACATCCACGGCAAAAAACGTGATGCGACGAAGCCCTGGTATCTCTGGCTCTGCTACGGCAGCATCCATGGCCCATCGAAGCCCGCAAAGCGCCATCTCGGCATGTACAAAGACGCCGCAGTGGATGTCCCGGCGGACATTTTCCCACCACGCGAGGGCAAGCCTGCCTACCTCGATCAAATGCAGGCTTGGAAGCGCGGTGCAGATGGGCATCCAGTGGCTGGAAAAGGTGGGGAGGCCTTTGGCGAAGCGAAAAAAGCCAAGCGATACGATGAATGGGTGCGCCAGATGAATGAGTGCGTGCCAGCGATCGACGAAGGCGTGGGCCAGCTCATCGCAGCACTCAAAGAAAGCGGCCAATACGACAACACGCTCATCATTTACACCGCCGATCAGGGCTTCAGCATGGGCCACCACGGCTTCCGCACGAAGCTGGCACCGTATGACGCGAACTACCGTTCACCGCTCATCATCAGCATGCCAAAGCGCTTCCCCCGCGGCCAAGTCTGCGCCACACCGGTCAATGGCACCGATCTCATGACCACCCTCATCGGCATGATGGGTGTGAAGGCCCCGCTACCTGCCCACGGCCGCGACATCACGCCGCTGCTGGAAAACCCCACGGCTGCGGCCTGGCCGCATCCCTGCCTCTACGAGCACATGGGCAATGAATATGGCTCCACCACCACAGAAACGATCCGCCTCCGCCGCCCGCAGGATCATTACCAGGGCGTGCCGATGTACACCGCGCTCATTCAGGATGGCTTCAAACTCATCCACTACCTCGATGGTGAATCCGGTGAAGAACTCTACGACTTGAAAAACGACCCCGAAGAGCTCAAAAACCTCATTCACTCCTCCACGCATGCCGAGCGCATCACCGCCCTGCGTGAAAGCATGAAAGCAGAGCTAAAGAGGACGGGGGCGGGGTTTGGGGGGACTTTTTGA
- a CDS encoding Gfo/Idh/MocA family oxidoreductase, which produces MEQNSIRIGIIGAGGIVKARHMPGLRAIPGVTITRVCNRSTQSAAAFCAEHAPEAQVTADWGDVCAAEDVDVVWIGAHPYLHADATCLALANGKHVFTQARMAANLAEAQLMWEASMRHSDQVTAICPAPHGMKGGEMIKKLLAEGAIGTPHQLLLHSFSDAWLDATAPAHWRQREELSGIQILTLGIYTEVLQRWLGHITEVEARGQVVTAMRDGYEVQIPDFVNVMARFRSGVEAVMLFSGVAAHAPSDKLWIHGSEGSLSYDFVSDELCVGKRGGKLESISIPTELQRSWTVEKDFIAAVRDPRAPRPTPSFVEGMCYMRVVDAVWHAMSSGAAIELS; this is translated from the coding sequence ATGGAACAAAACAGCATCCGTATCGGCATCATCGGTGCCGGCGGCATCGTCAAAGCACGCCACATGCCGGGGCTACGGGCCATCCCCGGCGTGACGATCACCCGCGTGTGCAATCGCAGCACACAGAGCGCCGCCGCCTTCTGCGCCGAGCATGCCCCCGAGGCCCAAGTCACCGCCGACTGGGGTGATGTCTGTGCCGCAGAGGATGTGGACGTGGTCTGGATCGGAGCACATCCGTATCTCCATGCCGATGCGACCTGCCTGGCCCTAGCGAATGGGAAGCATGTCTTCACCCAGGCACGCATGGCGGCGAATCTGGCAGAGGCGCAACTCATGTGGGAGGCCAGCATGCGCCACTCTGATCAAGTGACCGCCATCTGCCCTGCCCCGCATGGCATGAAGGGCGGTGAAATGATCAAAAAGCTCCTGGCAGAAGGTGCCATCGGCACGCCGCATCAGCTTTTGCTCCACAGCTTCAGTGATGCGTGGCTGGATGCCACGGCCCCGGCACACTGGCGGCAGAGAGAGGAGCTCAGCGGCATCCAGATTCTCACCCTCGGCATCTACACAGAGGTGCTCCAGCGCTGGTTAGGCCACATCACCGAGGTGGAGGCCCGTGGCCAAGTCGTGACGGCCATGCGTGATGGCTACGAGGTGCAGATCCCGGACTTCGTGAATGTCATGGCCCGCTTCCGCAGTGGGGTGGAGGCCGTGATGCTCTTCAGCGGCGTCGCTGCACATGCACCGAGTGACAAACTGTGGATTCACGGCTCTGAGGGCTCGCTCAGCTATGATTTCGTCTCGGATGAGCTGTGCGTGGGAAAACGAGGCGGCAAGCTAGAGTCCATCTCCATCCCCACCGAGCTGCAACGGAGCTGGACCGTCGAAAAAGACTTCATCGCCGCCGTACGCGATCCCCGTGCCCCGCGCCCCACTCCCAGCTTCGTGGAAGGCATGTGCTACATGCGTGTCGTCGATGCCGTGTGGCACGCCATGTCCTCCGGCGCCGCCATCGAGCTCTCGTAA